One region of Cobetia sp. cqz5-12 genomic DNA includes:
- a CDS encoding NAD-glutamate dehydrogenase, with product MLHVATDGKQEFLAQLEEQLDKRLPKDKVDVIAAFARDYHATASFEDMAERKLDDLYGSTLAVWHFLQSLEAPKVRAYNPDFEKHGWQSTHTIIEVLHPDMPFLVDSVRIELNRRGITVHAIHNAVLAVARDDAGQLERVTAPRAENAPQNRESLIYIEVDRHNDAETLEDLETSLREVLAEVRVAVADFDAMRSQGAQALQELRDNRPPTVSEADHQEACDFMQWMGNDHFTFLGYDEYTVDEQEDGTRVLNKVEGSELGVLKLDLDRYHEQSRHQQSVNSDQYVLIPELLSFAKSAFHARVHRPAYPDYITVERFDEEGRVIGERRFLGLYTSTVYNQSPRNVPILRRKVQDVMEAAGVNPKGHNGKHLLQILEVYPRDDLFQISTDELTRTATSILNIRERRRVRLIVREDRFGKFFSVLVFVPRDVYSTDLRVRIQNLLCEELNATFGDFTPYLSESVLTRIQFILRFKGDEPGQYDMRALENKIAQLARSWRDELHAAMVEGFGEEQANELMTRYRDAFPGSYRDDFSPRTAVYDVGHLRALDEGQAVGLSTYRLVEDDNSGVNLKLFHKHQPIPLSDVLPVLENLGLRVIGERPYEITRTDSSCWVHDFDLEHHGKGAVELSEVRESFIEAFKKIWSGEAESDAFNRLIIGSGLDWREVAMLRAYARYLKQIRFGLSQAYIANALGSHPDITRELVQLFNLRFDPQGQGGEDDVNACRERINGLLDQVSSLNDDRLLRRYVDLMMATLRTNFFQPAEDGQAKDYISFKLDTRSIPDVPKPRPMFEIFVYSPRVEGVHLRGGKVARGGLRWSDRHEDFRTEVLGLVKAQQVKNAVIVPVGAKGGFVCKRMPETTDRDVIQKEGIACYQIFIRALLDITDNLSGGDVVAPTAVVRYDEDDPYMVVAADKGTATFSDIANAISNEYGFWLGDAFASGGANGYDHKGMGITAKGAWVSVQRHFREMGINIQEDEFSVVGIGDMAGDVFGNGMLLSEKIRLVGAFNHRNIFVDPNPDTAKSFAERERLFRLPRSSWDDYDKSLISEGGGLFSRDAKTIAISPQMKEVFDISEDRLAPNELINAMLKAQVDLIWNGGIGTYVKASSETHAEVGDKANDGLRIDGRELRCKVVGEGGNLGLTQRGRMEAAAKRGVRVNTDFIDNAGGVNCSDHEVNIKILLDDIVARGDLTDKQRNQQLAEMTDEVGELVIKDNYRQTQALSLSEQQSKEGMGVFRRFINELEAAGTLDRELEFLPSDEALIERSNAGEALTLPELSVLVSYAKSDLKTSLIASDVPDDSYVQQHLERAFPRVLMERFPEEMYQHRLKREIAATQIANDLVDHMGIAFVRRLEDTTGADKAEIARAYIVARDSFNLEALWTQIEALDHQVPAELQYRMMGDLMRLMRRATRWFLRQRSSMSVKECIGHFAPRLAQLSESIGERLKGEARENWEARRDSYVEAGVPEALASTIAATSSLYAGLGIIEAAKATGEKINRVAEAFYGIGHRLELPWVGDKINGLEVQDSWQAQARESFRDDLDRQQLALTVSVLKQDNAPREIDERVDSWMVSHESLVSRWCSLLGEMKGGAQLSFPLFAVALRELVDLAESKREA from the coding sequence ATGCTACACGTGGCGACGGACGGCAAGCAGGAATTTCTTGCGCAGCTCGAAGAGCAGCTGGACAAGCGACTTCCCAAGGACAAGGTGGACGTGATCGCGGCGTTTGCGCGCGACTATCACGCAACGGCCTCCTTCGAGGACATGGCCGAGCGCAAGCTGGATGACCTCTACGGTTCCACCCTGGCCGTATGGCACTTCCTGCAGAGCCTCGAGGCTCCCAAGGTGCGTGCCTACAACCCGGACTTCGAGAAGCATGGCTGGCAGTCGACGCACACCATCATCGAAGTGCTGCACCCGGACATGCCGTTCCTGGTCGATTCCGTGCGTATCGAGCTCAACCGTCGTGGCATCACCGTTCATGCCATCCACAACGCCGTGCTGGCAGTCGCCCGCGATGACGCCGGTCAGCTGGAGCGCGTGACGGCACCGCGTGCCGAGAACGCCCCGCAGAACCGTGAGTCGCTGATCTACATCGAAGTCGATCGTCACAACGACGCCGAGACCCTGGAAGACCTCGAGACCAGCCTGCGTGAAGTGCTGGCCGAAGTGCGCGTTGCCGTCGCTGACTTCGATGCCATGCGCAGCCAGGGCGCCCAGGCGCTGCAGGAACTACGCGACAACCGTCCGCCGACCGTCTCCGAGGCTGATCACCAGGAAGCCTGCGACTTCATGCAGTGGATGGGCAACGACCACTTCACCTTCCTGGGCTATGACGAGTACACCGTCGACGAGCAGGAAGACGGCACGCGCGTGCTGAACAAGGTCGAAGGCTCCGAGCTTGGCGTGCTCAAGCTGGATCTTGATCGCTATCACGAGCAGTCGCGTCACCAGCAGAGCGTCAACAGCGATCAGTACGTGCTGATCCCGGAGCTGCTGTCCTTCGCCAAGAGCGCCTTCCACGCCCGCGTGCATCGTCCGGCCTACCCGGACTACATCACCGTCGAGCGCTTCGATGAAGAAGGCCGCGTGATCGGCGAGCGCCGCTTCCTGGGGCTCTACACCTCCACGGTGTACAACCAGAGCCCGCGCAACGTGCCGATTCTGCGTCGCAAGGTGCAGGACGTCATGGAAGCCGCCGGCGTCAACCCGAAGGGCCACAACGGCAAGCACCTGCTGCAGATTCTGGAAGTCTATCCGCGTGATGACCTCTTCCAGATCTCCACGGACGAGCTGACCCGTACCGCCACCAGTATCCTCAACATCCGTGAGCGTCGTCGCGTGCGTCTGATCGTGCGTGAAGACCGCTTCGGCAAGTTCTTCTCGGTGCTGGTGTTCGTGCCGCGCGACGTCTATTCCACCGACCTGCGTGTGCGCATCCAGAATCTGCTCTGTGAAGAGCTGAATGCCACCTTCGGTGACTTCACGCCGTATCTGTCCGAGTCCGTGCTGACGCGTATCCAGTTCATCCTGCGCTTCAAGGGCGATGAGCCGGGCCAGTACGACATGCGCGCGCTGGAGAACAAGATCGCTCAGCTGGCCCGCAGCTGGCGCGACGAGCTGCACGCCGCCATGGTCGAAGGCTTCGGTGAAGAGCAGGCCAACGAGCTGATGACTCGCTATCGTGATGCCTTCCCGGGCAGCTACCGTGACGACTTCTCGCCGCGCACCGCCGTCTATGACGTGGGCCACCTGCGTGCGCTGGACGAAGGCCAGGCCGTCGGCCTGAGCACCTATCGTCTGGTCGAGGACGACAACTCCGGCGTCAACCTGAAGCTGTTCCACAAGCATCAGCCGATTCCGCTTTCCGACGTGCTGCCGGTGCTGGAAAACCTCGGTCTGCGTGTCATCGGTGAGCGTCCCTACGAGATCACCCGCACCGATTCCTCCTGCTGGGTGCACGATTTCGACCTCGAGCATCACGGCAAGGGCGCGGTCGAGCTCTCCGAAGTGCGCGAGAGCTTCATCGAAGCCTTCAAGAAGATCTGGTCCGGCGAAGCCGAATCCGATGCCTTCAACCGTCTGATCATCGGCTCTGGCCTGGATTGGCGTGAAGTGGCGATGCTGCGTGCCTATGCGCGCTATCTGAAGCAGATCCGCTTTGGTCTCTCCCAGGCCTACATCGCCAACGCGCTGGGCAGCCATCCGGACATCACCCGCGAGCTGGTGCAGCTGTTCAACCTGCGCTTCGACCCGCAGGGGCAGGGTGGCGAGGATGACGTCAACGCCTGCCGCGAGCGCATCAATGGTCTGCTCGACCAGGTCTCCAGCCTGAACGACGACCGTCTGCTGCGTCGCTACGTCGATCTGATGATGGCCACGCTGCGCACCAACTTCTTCCAGCCGGCAGAAGATGGACAGGCCAAGGACTACATCAGCTTCAAGCTCGACACGCGCAGCATTCCCGACGTGCCGAAGCCGCGCCCGATGTTCGAGATCTTCGTCTACTCGCCGCGCGTCGAAGGTGTACACCTGCGTGGCGGCAAGGTCGCGCGTGGTGGTCTGCGCTGGTCTGACCGTCACGAAGATTTCCGCACCGAGGTGCTGGGTCTGGTCAAGGCACAGCAGGTCAAGAACGCGGTCATCGTGCCGGTCGGCGCCAAGGGCGGTTTCGTCTGCAAGCGCATGCCGGAAACCACCGACCGCGACGTGATCCAGAAGGAAGGTATCGCCTGCTACCAGATCTTCATCCGCGCACTGCTCGACATCACCGACAACCTGTCCGGTGGTGATGTGGTGGCTCCGACGGCCGTCGTGCGTTACGACGAAGACGACCCCTACATGGTCGTCGCGGCCGACAAGGGCACCGCGACCTTCTCCGACATCGCCAACGCCATCTCCAACGAGTACGGCTTCTGGCTGGGCGATGCCTTCGCCTCCGGTGGCGCCAATGGCTACGACCACAAGGGCATGGGCATCACCGCCAAGGGCGCCTGGGTCAGCGTGCAGCGTCACTTCCGCGAGATGGGCATCAACATCCAGGAAGACGAGTTCAGCGTGGTCGGTATCGGTGACATGGCCGGTGACGTCTTCGGCAACGGCATGCTGCTGTCCGAGAAGATCCGCCTGGTCGGTGCCTTCAACCACCGCAACATCTTCGTCGATCCGAACCCGGACACAGCGAAGAGCTTCGCCGAGCGCGAGCGTCTGTTCCGTCTGCCGCGTTCCAGCTGGGACGACTACGACAAGAGCCTGATCAGCGAAGGTGGCGGTCTGTTCTCGCGTGATGCCAAGACCATCGCCATCAGCCCGCAGATGAAGGAAGTCTTCGACATCAGCGAAGACCGTCTGGCACCCAACGAGCTGATCAACGCGATGCTCAAGGCGCAGGTCGACCTGATCTGGAACGGGGGTATCGGGACCTACGTGAAGGCTTCCAGCGAGACTCACGCCGAAGTCGGCGACAAGGCCAACGATGGCCTGCGCATCGACGGCCGAGAGCTGCGCTGCAAGGTGGTGGGCGAAGGCGGCAACCTGGGTCTGACCCAGCGTGGTCGCATGGAAGCCGCGGCCAAGCGTGGCGTGCGCGTCAATACCGACTTCATCGACAATGCCGGTGGCGTGAACTGCTCGGATCACGAGGTCAACATCAAGATCCTGCTGGACGACATCGTCGCCCGCGGTGACCTGACCGACAAGCAGCGCAACCAGCAGCTGGCCGAGATGACCGACGAAGTCGGCGAGCTGGTGATCAAGGACAACTATCGCCAGACCCAGGCACTGTCGCTCTCCGAGCAGCAGTCCAAGGAAGGCATGGGCGTCTTCCGTCGCTTCATCAATGAGCTGGAAGCGGCCGGCACCCTGGACCGAGAACTCGAGTTCCTGCCGTCCGATGAAGCGCTGATCGAGCGTTCCAACGCCGGTGAAGCCCTGACCCTGCCGGAACTGTCCGTGCTGGTCTCCTACGCCAAGAGTGACCTCAAGACCAGCTTGATCGCCTCTGACGTGCCGGATGACAGCTACGTGCAGCAGCACCTCGAGCGCGCCTTCCCGCGCGTGCTGATGGAGCGCTTCCCGGAAGAGATGTACCAGCACCGTCTGAAGCGTGAAATCGCCGCGACCCAGATCGCCAATGATCTGGTCGACCACATGGGTATCGCCTTCGTGCGTCGCCTGGAAGACACCACCGGTGCCGACAAGGCGGAAATCGCGCGTGCCTACATCGTGGCGCGTGACAGCTTCAATCTGGAAGCGCTGTGGACCCAGATCGAGGCCCTCGATCACCAGGTGCCGGCAGAATTGCAGTACCGCATGATGGGCGATCTGATGCGCCTGATGCGCCGTGCCACTCGCTGGTTCCTGCGTCAGCGCAGCTCCATGAGCGTCAAGGAATGCATCGGCCACTTCGCACCGCGTCTGGCCCAGCTCTCCGAGAGCATCGGTGAGCGCCTCAAGGGCGAAGCCCGTGAGAACTGGGAAGCGCGTCGCGACAGCTACGTCGAGGCAGGCGTGCCGGAGGCCCTGGCCAGCACCATCGCCGCGACCTCAAGCCTCTACGCAGGGCTTGGCATCATCGAGGCAGCCAAGGCGACTGGCGAGAAGATCAATCGCGTGGCGGAAGCCTTCTACGGCATCGGCCATCGTCTCGAGCTGCCGTGGGTCGGTGACAAGATCAACGGCCTTGAGGTACAGGACAGCTGGCAGGCGCAGGCCCGTGAAAGCTTCCGCGATGATCTGGATCGTCAGCAGCTGGCCCTGACCGTCAGCGTGCTCAAGCAGGACAATGCCCCGCGCGAGATCGATGAGCGTGTCGACAGCTGGATGGTCAGCCACGAAAGTCTGGTCAGCCGCTGGTGCTCACTGCTCGGCGAGATGAAGGGCGGTGCTCAGCTGAGCTTCCCGCTGTTCGCGGTCGCCCTGCGCGAGCTGGTCGATCTGGCCGAGTCCAAGCGCGAAGCCTGA
- the trmA gene encoding tRNA (uridine(54)-C5)-methyltransferase TrmA, with protein sequence MAIAVVDPSQYEHQLAEKAEQTRARFAAFDAPELEVFPSPPSHYRMRCEFRIWHEDDDLYYAMFEVEFDDEGNKKKTVVRMDDFPVASQRINALMPLLRERLKASPVLRERLFQCEFLTTLSGEALVTLIYHRKLGEDWEAEARALEEELDIMIIGRSRKQHIVLTRDHVFERLEVDGREYVYQQVENSFTQPNAEICRSMLSWARDVTHPDKAKAEGREQGDLVELYCGNGNFTIALAENFRRVLATEISRTSVASAQVNLAANAIDNAQVARMSAEDFSLALAGEKEGRRVAEMDLDNHDFRTVLVDPPRAGLDADSCEQTARYERIVYISCNPQTLIDNLEVLCRTHRIERFALFDQFPYTDHLECGVYLVRR encoded by the coding sequence GTGGCCATCGCCGTCGTCGATCCCAGTCAGTATGAACATCAGCTCGCCGAGAAGGCCGAGCAGACCCGTGCACGTTTCGCTGCCTTCGATGCGCCGGAACTCGAGGTATTTCCCTCGCCGCCCAGCCATTACCGCATGCGTTGCGAGTTCCGTATCTGGCACGAGGATGATGACCTCTATTACGCGATGTTCGAGGTCGAGTTCGACGACGAGGGCAACAAGAAGAAGACAGTCGTGCGCATGGACGACTTCCCGGTCGCCAGCCAGCGCATCAATGCGTTGATGCCGCTGCTGCGTGAGCGCCTCAAGGCAAGCCCGGTGCTGCGCGAGCGTCTGTTCCAGTGCGAGTTCCTCACCACCCTGAGTGGCGAGGCACTGGTCACGCTGATCTACCATCGCAAGCTCGGCGAAGACTGGGAAGCCGAGGCGCGTGCGCTGGAAGAAGAGCTCGACATCATGATCATCGGGCGTTCGCGCAAGCAGCATATCGTGCTGACGCGCGATCACGTTTTCGAGCGTCTCGAAGTCGATGGTCGCGAGTACGTCTATCAGCAGGTCGAGAACAGCTTCACCCAGCCCAATGCCGAGATATGCCGCTCGATGCTCAGCTGGGCACGTGACGTGACCCACCCCGACAAGGCGAAGGCCGAAGGTCGTGAGCAGGGCGATCTGGTCGAGCTCTACTGCGGCAACGGCAACTTCACCATCGCGCTGGCCGAGAACTTCCGTCGCGTGCTGGCCACCGAGATCTCGCGCACTTCCGTGGCCTCGGCGCAGGTCAATCTGGCCGCCAACGCCATCGACAATGCCCAGGTCGCACGCATGTCAGCGGAAGATTTTTCGCTGGCGCTGGCGGGTGAGAAGGAAGGTCGCCGCGTCGCGGAGATGGACCTCGACAATCACGACTTCCGCACCGTGCTGGTCGATCCGCCGCGTGCCGGCCTCGATGCCGACAGCTGCGAGCAGACCGCCCGTTACGAGCGCATCGTCTATATCTCCTGCAACCCGCAGACGCTGATCGACAACCTTGAGGTGCTGTGTCGCACGCACCGTATCGAACGCTTCGCGCTGTTCGATCAGTTCCCGTATACCGACCACCTCGAGTGCGGTGTCTATCTGGTTCGCAGATAA
- the murI gene encoding glutamate racemase, which produces MASFTASSGSVDRSSHVTTGAPAAPVLVFDSGVGGLSVAAEIRRQWPQLSLAYVCDNAALPYGTKPDDWLIPRIVQVCVAAVEASGARALVVACNTASTLALTALREALSIPVIGTVPAIKPAAALARARQSAARREECEPPVFALLATSATVRRAYTEQLIHDFAADCRVIRVAADPLVAEAERRLRGEPARPEVVAASLADLAAVEALEVVILGCTHFPLLGADISQVLGESRVALVDSGAAIARRVAEVLALGAAARVAGQQVAQAVQPASHEHIALATDARQPGLATALASQGFAAPQALSFDD; this is translated from the coding sequence ATGGCGTCTTTCACCGCCTCTTCCGGCTCCGTCGATCGTTCGTCCCACGTCACGACCGGAGCCCCCGCCGCCCCGGTGCTGGTCTTCGACTCCGGTGTCGGCGGCTTGTCCGTCGCCGCCGAGATCCGCCGTCAGTGGCCGCAGTTGTCGCTGGCCTATGTCTGTGACAACGCCGCTTTACCCTATGGCACCAAGCCGGATGACTGGTTGATACCGCGCATCGTTCAGGTGTGCGTGGCGGCTGTCGAGGCAAGCGGGGCACGGGCGTTGGTGGTCGCCTGCAATACCGCCAGCACCCTGGCGCTGACGGCACTGCGCGAAGCACTGTCGATTCCGGTGATCGGCACCGTGCCCGCCATCAAGCCTGCTGCGGCGTTGGCACGTGCGCGCCAGAGCGCAGCACGGCGTGAGGAGTGCGAGCCGCCGGTCTTCGCGTTGCTGGCGACGTCCGCCACGGTGAGACGTGCCTATACGGAGCAGTTGATCCACGATTTCGCGGCGGATTGTCGGGTGATTCGCGTCGCCGCCGATCCGCTGGTCGCGGAGGCCGAGCGGCGTCTGCGTGGTGAGCCGGCGCGTCCTGAAGTGGTGGCGGCCAGTCTGGCTGACCTGGCGGCGGTCGAGGCGCTGGAAGTGGTGATTCTCGGCTGCACGCATTTCCCGCTGCTCGGCGCTGACATCTCGCAGGTGCTGGGCGAGTCTCGGGTGGCGCTGGTGGATTCCGGCGCGGCAATCGCCCGCCGTGTGGCGGAGGTGCTGGCGCTTGGTGCTGCGGCCCGAGTGGCTGGACAGCAAGTCGCTCAGGCGGTTCAGCCAGCATCACATGAGCACATTGCGCTGGCGACGGATGCCCGGCAGCCGGGGCTGGCCACGGCGTTGGCCAGTCAGGGTTTCGCCGCACCGCAGGCGCTGTCGTTCGACGACTGA
- a CDS encoding Lrp/AsnC family transcriptional regulator translates to MSASPSRSLPAPKLDAFDLKILAILERDGRITKSRLAEEINLSVSPCWERVKRLEQAGIIEGYAAIINQQRLSDQQGGAASGAAPRTPVWVEIHLKHHDAGSFQRFERAMREADEVIECVAVGGGVDYLLRLETASIDAYQRLVDHWLVSELGIDRYFTYIVTKQVK, encoded by the coding sequence ATGAGCGCGAGCCCCTCCCGCTCGCTGCCAGCGCCGAAACTGGATGCCTTCGATCTCAAGATTCTGGCGATACTCGAACGTGATGGCCGCATCACCAAGTCGCGGCTGGCCGAGGAGATCAACCTGTCGGTCAGCCCGTGCTGGGAGCGGGTCAAGCGCCTCGAGCAAGCGGGCATCATCGAGGGCTATGCCGCCATCATCAATCAGCAGCGCCTGAGTGATCAGCAGGGTGGCGCTGCTTCGGGGGCTGCCCCGCGCACGCCAGTCTGGGTCGAGATCCACCTCAAGCATCATGATGCCGGCAGCTTCCAGCGCTTCGAGCGTGCCATGCGAGAGGCGGACGAGGTGATCGAGTGCGTCGCCGTCGGCGGGGGAGTCGACTATCTGCTGCGTCTGGAGACCGCCAGCATCGATGCCTATCAGCGTCTGGTCGATCATTGGCTGGTGTCAGAGTTGGGCATCGATCGCTATTTCACCTACATCGTCACCAAGCAGGTAAAATAG
- the doeB gene encoding N(2)-acetyl-L-2,4-diaminobutanoate deacetylase DoeB — MRESPVSLTIDLFADGVQHGFFKLPISTDESAWGAVMTPISVIANGEGPTVLLTGGNHGDEYEGITALYKLAARLTPEDVKGRVIIVPTMNALAAKAGRRCSPLDGGNLNRSFPGSPTGGPTEQIADYFTRVLVPQCDYALDLHSGGRTLDILPFAAAHRLDYLEESLGVEQCRLQEAESLAGALAFGAPSAMMMFELDAEALYDTAVERQGKVFVTTELGGGGSTTPERQAIADRGVDNFLAFSGVLRARSRADLDQDIERQRASQAGAPLLIDMPDASCYVQSEHEGLLELCVALGEQVTAGQCVARVYPLGRAGQAAVEYRAERDGVLVARRFPAQVSLGDTLAVIAEVVDDLAREAS, encoded by the coding sequence ATGCGAGAGTCCCCCGTCAGTCTGACCATCGATCTGTTCGCCGATGGCGTTCAGCACGGTTTCTTCAAGCTGCCTATCTCGACTGACGAGTCGGCGTGGGGTGCGGTGATGACCCCGATCAGCGTGATCGCCAATGGTGAGGGGCCGACGGTATTGCTGACCGGCGGCAACCATGGCGATGAGTACGAAGGCATCACCGCGCTCTACAAGCTGGCGGCGCGTCTCACGCCTGAGGACGTCAAGGGTCGCGTCATCATCGTGCCGACCATGAATGCGCTGGCGGCCAAGGCCGGGCGGCGTTGCTCGCCTCTCGATGGCGGCAATCTCAATCGCAGCTTCCCCGGCAGCCCCACCGGCGGCCCGACCGAACAGATCGCCGATTATTTCACACGGGTGCTGGTACCGCAGTGCGACTATGCGCTGGACCTGCATTCCGGCGGTCGCACCCTGGATATCCTGCCGTTCGCGGCCGCGCACCGTCTCGACTATCTCGAGGAGTCGCTGGGCGTCGAGCAGTGTCGCCTGCAGGAAGCCGAGAGCCTGGCCGGGGCGCTGGCCTTCGGGGCGCCCTCGGCGATGATGATGTTCGAGCTGGACGCCGAGGCACTCTACGACACCGCGGTGGAGCGTCAGGGCAAGGTCTTCGTCACCACGGAGCTGGGCGGTGGTGGTTCGACCACGCCGGAGCGCCAGGCGATCGCCGACCGTGGCGTCGACAATTTCCTCGCCTTCAGCGGTGTGCTGCGCGCGCGCAGTCGCGCGGATCTGGATCAGGACATCGAGCGCCAGCGTGCCAGCCAGGCGGGCGCGCCGCTGTTGATCGACATGCCAGATGCCAGCTGTTACGTGCAGAGTGAGCATGAAGGGCTGCTGGAGCTGTGCGTGGCACTCGGTGAGCAGGTCACGGCGGGGCAATGCGTGGCGCGGGTCTATCCGCTGGGGCGTGCCGGTCAGGCAGCCGTGGAATATCGCGCCGAGCGTGATGGCGTGCTGGTGGCGCGCCGCTTCCCGGCCCAGGTGAGTCTGGGCGACACCCTGGCGGTGATCGCGGAAGTCGTGGACGACCTGGCGCGAGAGGCCTCATGA
- the doeA gene encoding ectoine hydrolase DoeA (DoeA (degradation of ectoine A) is also called EutD (ectoine utilization D).): MSQFPPHIGAPQPAFAGLATLPSSEAPATESDWTPRALSAGRQAFTIGEYRARIQRVREAMARAGIDVMVISDPSNMAWLTGYDGWSFYVHQCVLLGLSGEPVWYGRRQDGNGALRTCWMGEDNILWYPDYYVQNPDMHPMEFLAQSILPQRGWHDGVVGVELDNYYYSARAHLALVKELPHARLVDANSLVNWCRAIKSEQEIAYMRVAGRIVERMHSRILEMIEPGLPKSALVAEIYRVGVEGVVGPNGEILGGDYPAIVPLLPTGSDAAAPHLTWDDTPFREGEGTFFEIAGCYKRYHAPLSRTVFLGRPPRDFVRGESALLEGIESGLAIAKPGNRCCDIALALGAAMDKYGFDRGGARCGYPIGISYPPDWGERTMSLRPSDETVLEPGMTFHFMPGMWMDDWGLEITESILITENGAEPLCDVPRQLFVK; this comes from the coding sequence ATGAGTCAATTCCCGCCCCATATTGGTGCGCCCCAGCCAGCCTTCGCTGGCCTGGCCACCTTGCCCAGCAGCGAGGCACCGGCCACCGAGAGTGACTGGACGCCACGCGCGCTGTCCGCTGGCCGCCAGGCCTTCACCATCGGCGAGTATCGCGCGCGCATCCAGCGGGTGCGTGAAGCCATGGCGCGCGCCGGTATCGATGTGATGGTGATTTCCGACCCCTCCAACATGGCCTGGTTGACCGGCTATGACGGCTGGTCCTTCTATGTGCACCAATGCGTGCTGCTGGGGCTTTCCGGTGAGCCGGTCTGGTATGGGCGTCGTCAGGACGGCAACGGCGCGCTGCGTACCTGCTGGATGGGTGAGGACAACATCCTGTGGTATCCGGATTACTACGTGCAGAATCCGGACATGCACCCGATGGAGTTTCTCGCCCAGTCGATCCTGCCGCAGCGTGGCTGGCACGACGGGGTCGTCGGGGTCGAGCTCGACAACTATTACTATTCGGCGCGGGCGCATCTGGCGCTGGTCAAGGAGCTGCCCCACGCGCGGCTGGTGGATGCCAACTCGCTGGTCAACTGGTGTCGGGCAATCAAGTCCGAGCAGGAAATTGCCTACATGCGCGTGGCCGGGCGCATCGTCGAGCGCATGCATTCGCGCATTCTGGAGATGATCGAACCGGGCTTGCCCAAGAGTGCGCTGGTCGCGGAGATCTATCGGGTCGGCGTCGAGGGTGTGGTCGGACCGAATGGCGAGATTCTCGGTGGTGACTATCCGGCAATCGTGCCATTGCTGCCGACCGGCAGTGATGCCGCTGCGCCGCACCTGACCTGGGATGACACGCCATTTCGTGAAGGCGAGGGCACCTTCTTCGAGATTGCCGGCTGCTACAAGCGCTATCACGCACCGCTCTCACGCACCGTCTTTCTGGGGCGTCCGCCACGCGATTTCGTGCGTGGTGAGTCGGCGTTGCTGGAAGGTATCGAAAGTGGCCTGGCTATCGCCAAGCCCGGCAATCGCTGCTGTGACATCGCCCTGGCGCTGGGCGCGGCGATGGACAAGTACGGCTTCGACCGTGGCGGCGCACGCTGCGGCTATCCCATCGGCATCAGCTATCCGCCGGACTGGGGTGAGCGCACCATGAGTCTGCGCCCTAGTGACGAGACCGTGCTGGAACCGGGCATGACCTTCCACTTTATGCCCGGCATGTGGATGGACGACTGGGGGCTCGAGATCACCGAGTCGATCCTGATCACGGAAAACGGTGCCGAGCCGCTGTGTGATGTGCCGCGCCAGCTGTTCGTCAAATAG
- a CDS encoding 2-hydroxyacid dehydrogenase — translation MRILVHHERAERWCDALRQRLCDAADAKGSRQRESSEPSSKHAPLEIVADDGEMLGDVLVVWAPPAALFERHRDHDVKAILNLGAGVDSLLDNPALPDDVPVLKLSDAGMASHMLDYVRYGLLHFRRDFDRYARQQADTQWAPHRVVRAHQYPVAVLGLGAIGSQIAESLAADGYPVHGFSRSAHTLQGVTCHHESGAGGRSLKQVLGDESLGLKAVINLLPNTPATRDVLNADVFRALPDDAVLINPGRGSSVVEKDLVAALEEGKLRGALLDVFQHEPLAEDSPLWHQPRVIITPHAAAPTPVAEAADQLADNIRRIQRGEVLTGISREHGY, via the coding sequence ATGCGAATACTGGTACATCATGAACGCGCCGAACGTTGGTGCGATGCTCTGCGTCAGCGCCTGTGCGATGCCGCCGACGCCAAGGGGTCGCGGCAACGTGAGTCGTCGGAACCGTCATCAAAACACGCGCCGCTGGAAATCGTTGCCGATGACGGCGAGATGCTGGGCGACGTGCTGGTGGTGTGGGCACCGCCTGCCGCGCTGTTCGAGCGCCACCGCGATCATGACGTCAAGGCGATCCTCAATCTGGGCGCGGGCGTCGACAGCCTGCTCGACAACCCGGCACTGCCTGACGATGTGCCAGTGCTCAAGCTGAGCGATGCCGGCATGGCCAGCCACATGCTGGATTACGTGCGCTATGGCCTGCTGCACTTTCGGCGTGATTTCGACCGTTACGCCAGACAGCAGGCGGACACCCAGTGGGCCCCGCACCGCGTGGTGCGCGCCCATCAGTACCCGGTGGCGGTACTCGGGCTCGGCGCCATCGGCAGCCAGATCGCCGAATCATTGGCGGCAGACGGCTATCCGGTACATGGCTTCAGCCGCAGCGCCCATACATTGCAGGGCGTGACCTGCCACCATGAAAGCGGCGCCGGCGGCCGCTCGCTCAAGCAAGTGCTGGGTGACGAGTCGCTCGGTCTCAAGGCGGTGATCAACCTGTTGCCCAATACGCCGGCCACGAGAGACGTGCTGAACGCCGACGTCTTCCGGGCTCTGCCCGACGACGCCGTGCTGATCAATCCGGGGCGTGGCAGCAGCGTGGTCGAGAAAGATCTGGTCGCGGCGCTCGAGGAAGGCAAGCTCAGGGGCGCCCTGCTCGATGTCTTCCAGCACGAGCCACTGGCCGAGGACAGCCCGCTGTGGCACCAGCCGCGCGTGATCATCACGCCGCATGCCGCCGCGCCGACCCCGGTGGCCGAGGCCGCCGACCAGCTGGCCGACAACATTCGCCGCATTCAGCGAGGTGAAGTGCTGACCGGCATCAGCCGCGAGCACGGGTATTGA